A part of Candidatus Binatia bacterium genomic DNA contains:
- a CDS encoding glycosyltransferase family 39 protein, which produces MNGRYWQLSLLAVMLLALALRLHAVHAPLLDHPGWRQGDTATIARNFARLRYDIMYPQTSYNGPPPNYVELELQIVPFAAATLYKLFGIHPIFGRLITLAFSLATVLTLAYFARWLFGSALAGVLAAFFYAIFPGSVYYGRTFMPDSAMVFLLTAALYATARYVADDERMSARGLFATTLLLTLAYLAKPVAALAVVPVLAMIVQRAIAGRPLRYAYAVVLLVVPFLILAAYDRRIDSYAQWHWASGITRLHVLPALRDSLASLAGFTKKFEQLHLVAGMFRTTMIGGGSALLALAGFLALPWLGVRSRPLLWGWLAGGLLYVYVVVTVERVDYYMLPLLPLCALVIGGAFAHYAAVVRDGDLAPAARYALLAAVPVVAIALMLASREPVAAYYGYNKEAYRNAVYLDRRLAPGALVVIAHYGPDVQYYIDRFGWEEDPALWTPFDEESAIAKGARYFVSIEDGRLRRNLELCAWLARFPQLEDAGAWPVYETEPAKVAPDADRFWRAFRAAERAGKGRAFLDARGLCRV; this is translated from the coding sequence TTGAACGGCCGGTATTGGCAGCTCTCGCTGCTCGCGGTGATGCTCCTCGCGCTGGCCCTCCGGCTCCACGCCGTCCACGCCCCGCTGCTCGACCATCCCGGCTGGCGTCAGGGCGACACGGCAACGATCGCGAGGAACTTCGCCCGGCTGCGCTACGATATCATGTATCCGCAGACGAGCTACAACGGACCGCCGCCGAACTACGTCGAGCTGGAGCTCCAGATCGTGCCGTTCGCGGCGGCCACGCTCTACAAGCTCTTCGGGATCCATCCGATCTTCGGCCGCCTCATCACGCTGGCGTTCAGTCTCGCAACGGTCCTGACGCTCGCCTACTTCGCGCGATGGCTCTTCGGAAGCGCGCTCGCCGGAGTTCTTGCGGCGTTCTTTTACGCGATCTTTCCCGGAAGCGTCTACTACGGGCGAACCTTCATGCCGGACTCGGCGATGGTCTTCTTGCTGACGGCGGCGCTCTACGCGACGGCGCGTTACGTCGCCGACGACGAGCGGATGTCGGCGCGCGGGCTTTTCGCGACGACGCTGCTCCTGACGCTGGCGTATCTGGCGAAGCCCGTCGCGGCGCTCGCCGTCGTCCCGGTCCTTGCGATGATCGTGCAACGGGCGATCGCGGGGCGCCCGCTTCGCTACGCCTACGCGGTTGTGCTGCTCGTGGTGCCGTTTCTTATCCTCGCCGCGTACGACCGGCGCATCGACTCCTACGCGCAGTGGCATTGGGCCAGCGGCATCACGCGGCTGCACGTGCTCCCGGCGCTGCGCGATTCGCTCGCGAGCCTTGCCGGCTTTACGAAAAAGTTCGAGCAGCTGCACCTCGTGGCCGGCATGTTCCGAACGACGATGATCGGCGGCGGAAGCGCGCTGCTCGCACTCGCCGGCTTTCTCGCGCTGCCGTGGCTCGGCGTCCGGAGCAGGCCGCTGCTCTGGGGGTGGCTCGCGGGAGGCCTGCTCTACGTCTACGTGGTCGTAACCGTCGAGCGCGTGGACTACTACATGCTCCCGCTGCTGCCGCTCTGCGCCCTCGTCATCGGCGGCGCGTTCGCGCACTATGCCGCGGTCGTGCGCGATGGTGACCTTGCGCCGGCCGCGCGCTACGCGCTGCTGGCGGCCGTACCGGTCGTCGCGATCGCGCTGATGCTCGCGAGCCGCGAGCCGGTCGCGGCCTACTACGGTTACAACAAAGAGGCCTATCGCAACGCCGTCTATCTCGACCGGCGCCTTGCGCCCGGCGCGCTCGTCGTCATCGCTCACTACGGGCCGGACGTGCAATATTACATCGACCGCTTCGGGTGGGAGGAGGACCCGGCGCTCTGGACGCCCTTCGACGAAGAGAGCGCGATCGCGAAAGGGGCGCGCTACTTCGTCTCGATCGAGGACGGGCGGCTGCGGCGCAACCTCGAGCTCTGCGCGTGGCTCGCGCGCTTCCCGCAGCTCGAGGACGCCGGCGCATGGCCGGTCTACGAGACCGAGCCCGCCAAGGTTGCGCCGGATGCCGACCGGTTCTGGCGCGCTTTCCGCGCCGCCGAACGCGCCGGTAAAGGACGCGCGTTCCTCGACGCGCGCGGCCTCTGCCGCGTCTAG
- a CDS encoding DUF2837 family protein translates to MHLLLAGSLQPHLWSGKLIGAMAITFVVQGVTIGAYAARLAGVQTKRIATSISLFNLFVTTGRLANLFMAFFVGPLSDEAGNAVARLGGDPAAAGAWQSNFELQLRLIVFAGTIGMVVFALFLPMFTYLFRRGVHSFEARGSVPHSLARLVAPSVIADVLRAQRLPSLAELRSFDWRVLPKRLLVFNTLVMCVYAIGVQASFLASVLDVAVARTAISLSGVINGIGTIAFTLFVDPTSAIITDQAIHGKRTIEEVRSMVFYLSLTAIVGSLLSQLVLYPAAVIIEVVARFAAHVHI, encoded by the coding sequence ATGCATCTCCTTTTGGCTGGATCCCTACAACCGCATCTCTGGTCGGGGAAGCTCATCGGAGCGATGGCGATTACGTTCGTCGTGCAGGGCGTGACGATCGGCGCGTACGCCGCGCGGCTCGCAGGCGTGCAGACGAAGCGGATCGCGACCTCGATTTCGTTGTTCAACTTGTTCGTGACGACCGGACGGCTCGCGAATCTCTTCATGGCGTTCTTCGTCGGGCCGCTCTCGGACGAGGCCGGGAATGCCGTGGCGCGGCTTGGGGGAGATCCGGCCGCCGCCGGTGCGTGGCAGAGCAACTTCGAGCTGCAACTGCGGCTGATCGTCTTTGCCGGGACGATCGGCATGGTCGTCTTCGCGCTCTTCCTGCCGATGTTCACCTATCTCTTCCGGCGCGGGGTGCACTCGTTCGAAGCCCGCGGATCGGTGCCGCACTCCCTCGCCCGGCTCGTAGCGCCGTCGGTGATCGCCGACGTTCTGAGGGCGCAACGGCTGCCGAGCCTGGCGGAGCTGCGGTCGTTCGACTGGCGCGTGCTCCCGAAGCGCCTGCTCGTCTTCAACACGCTGGTGATGTGCGTCTATGCGATCGGCGTGCAGGCCTCGTTTTTGGCATCGGTTCTCGACGTCGCCGTCGCTCGCACGGCGATCAGCCTCTCGGGCGTCATCAACGGCATCGGTACGATCGCGTTCACGCTCTTCGTCGACCCGACCTCGGCGATCATCACCGATCAGGCGATTCACGGAAAGCGGACCATCGAGGAGGTCCGCTCCATGGTGTTCTACTTATCGCTGACGGCCATCGTGGGCTCGCTGCTCTCGCAGCTCGTCCTCTATCCGGCCGCCGTCATCATCGAAGTGGTTGCACGATTTGCCGCACACGTACATATTTAG
- a CDS encoding pitrilysin family protein, translating into MYRKTTLPNGLRVLTETMPSVRSASVGVWADVGSAVESRDRRGVSHLVEHMLFKGTERRTARQIAEAMDRVGGNLNAFTDKETTCYYAKVIDRHVPLALDVLADMFLHSTFDPQELAKEQKVVLEEIKMYEDSPDELIHDVFLQTMWSGSSLGEPTIGFADTVVRLTPDDLRAHMRAHYAPNSVVVAAAGNVEHERFVELVCEVFAGFEGGCELPQAQRPAATPATNVRHKESEQAYVVVGTRGIDVRDDRRFTLSVLDTVLGGGMSSRLFQEIREKRGLVYSVYSFQAAYRGAGLFGVYAGTSAENVQACIDVVAEEFARVRTARIDPDEFHLAKEHIKGNLTLSLESTSSRMIRLGRSEFALGRHVTPEEIEQRIDAVSADAVQELARDLLREENLGLCIIGPVEEAKIAWRNHAA; encoded by the coding sequence ATGTATCGTAAGACGACGCTGCCCAACGGACTCCGCGTCCTGACCGAGACCATGCCCTCGGTTCGCTCCGCCTCGGTCGGGGTCTGGGCCGACGTCGGCTCGGCCGTCGAGAGCCGCGACCGCCGCGGCGTCTCGCACCTCGTCGAGCACATGCTCTTCAAAGGAACGGAGCGCCGGACCGCGCGGCAGATCGCCGAGGCGATGGATCGCGTCGGCGGAAATCTCAACGCCTTCACCGACAAAGAGACGACCTGCTACTACGCAAAGGTGATAGATCGGCACGTGCCGCTCGCGCTCGACGTTCTCGCCGACATGTTCCTCCACTCGACGTTCGATCCGCAGGAGCTGGCGAAAGAGCAGAAGGTCGTGCTCGAAGAGATCAAGATGTACGAAGACTCGCCCGACGAGCTGATCCACGACGTCTTCCTGCAGACGATGTGGAGCGGATCGAGCCTCGGCGAGCCGACGATCGGATTCGCAGATACCGTCGTGCGTCTCACGCCCGACGACCTGCGCGCCCACATGCGCGCGCATTACGCTCCCAATTCCGTCGTCGTCGCCGCTGCGGGGAACGTCGAGCACGAGCGTTTCGTCGAGCTGGTCTGCGAAGTGTTCGCCGGGTTCGAGGGCGGCTGCGAGCTGCCGCAAGCGCAGCGTCCGGCCGCGACGCCCGCGACGAACGTGCGTCATAAGGAGAGCGAACAGGCCTACGTCGTCGTGGGAACGCGCGGCATAGACGTGCGCGACGACCGCCGCTTCACGCTCTCGGTGCTCGACACCGTCCTCGGCGGCGGCATGTCGAGCCGTCTATTTCAGGAGATTCGCGAGAAGCGCGGGCTCGTCTATAGCGTCTACTCGTTCCAGGCGGCCTACCGCGGCGCGGGACTCTTCGGCGTCTATGCCGGAACCTCGGCCGAGAACGTGCAGGCCTGCATCGACGTCGTTGCCGAGGAGTTCGCCCGCGTTCGCACGGCCCGCATAGACCCCGACGAGTTCCATCTGGCGAAGGAGCACATCAAAGGCAACCTCACGCTCTCGCTCGAGTCGACTTCGAGCCGCATGATTCGTCTCGGACGCAGTGAGTTCGCGCTCGGACGCCACGTTACGCCGGAGGAGATCGAGCAGCGCATCGACGCGGTAAGCGCCGACGCCGTGCAAGAGCTTGCCCGCGATCTGCTGCGTGAGGAGAACCTCGGACTCTGCATCATCGGCCCGGTCGAAGAGGCGAAGATTGCGTGGCGGAATCATGCCGCGTGA
- the proS gene encoding proline--tRNA ligase: protein MSEALAGNEVKEIPPKAADLSAWYTAACLKAELVSYSPVRGCVVLRPYGFGLWEKLQQQLDARFKATGHENAYFPLFIPESLLMKEAEHVEGFAPEVAWVTQGGTEELTERLAVRPTSEVIVGTMYAQWVESYRDLPILINQWANVVRWEKATRPFLRTMEFLWQEGHTAHATAAEAREETLKILDLYRDFAENVAAIPVYSGRKSANERFPGAVETYSIEALMPDGKALQSGTSHDLGQNFAKAYDIKFVDADRAIKHAFTTSWGVSWRMLGGMIMTHGDDRGLRVPPKMAPIEAVLIPIVRSGDDRALAACRELADGLTAEGFRVRVDARDEQPGWKYSEWDLRGVPVRIEIGPRDVAAQTAVLARRDRGKKDADQRRSVAISQVGMVLRELLGDIQQSLFAQAKSFLDEHTFVTSDRNKFLELCSSRAGMVDIAWCERPECEAQIKAATTATTRVVRALDEANLTCTACGEPARARAYFAQSY, encoded by the coding sequence ATGTCCGAAGCGCTAGCCGGTAACGAGGTCAAGGAGATACCTCCAAAGGCGGCCGACCTCTCCGCATGGTACACGGCGGCCTGTCTGAAAGCCGAGCTGGTTTCGTACTCGCCCGTCCGCGGTTGCGTGGTCCTGCGTCCGTACGGCTTCGGCCTCTGGGAGAAGTTGCAGCAGCAGCTCGACGCGCGTTTCAAGGCGACCGGTCACGAGAACGCCTACTTTCCCCTCTTTATTCCCGAGAGTCTGTTGATGAAAGAGGCCGAGCACGTCGAAGGCTTCGCTCCCGAGGTGGCCTGGGTGACGCAGGGCGGGACGGAAGAGCTGACCGAGCGGCTCGCCGTGCGCCCGACCTCCGAAGTGATCGTCGGCACGATGTACGCGCAATGGGTCGAGTCGTATCGCGATCTGCCGATTCTCATCAATCAGTGGGCGAACGTCGTGCGCTGGGAGAAGGCGACGCGCCCCTTCTTGCGGACGATGGAGTTTCTCTGGCAAGAGGGTCACACGGCGCACGCAACCGCGGCCGAGGCGCGCGAGGAGACGCTGAAGATCCTCGACCTCTACCGCGATTTCGCCGAGAACGTCGCGGCGATTCCCGTCTACTCCGGCCGCAAGAGCGCCAACGAGCGATTTCCCGGCGCCGTCGAGACGTACTCGATCGAGGCGTTGATGCCGGACGGCAAGGCGCTCCAATCCGGCACCTCGCACGACCTCGGTCAGAACTTCGCCAAGGCGTACGATATTAAGTTCGTCGACGCGGATCGCGCGATCAAACACGCGTTCACGACGTCGTGGGGCGTCTCGTGGCGGATGCTCGGCGGCATGATCATGACGCATGGCGACGATCGCGGCCTGCGCGTTCCTCCGAAGATGGCGCCGATCGAAGCCGTGCTGATCCCGATCGTTCGTTCGGGCGACGACCGCGCGCTCGCGGCCTGCCGCGAGCTGGCCGACGGGCTGACGGCCGAGGGTTTTCGCGTTCGGGTGGATGCGCGCGACGAGCAGCCCGGATGGAAGTATAGCGAGTGGGACCTGCGCGGCGTGCCGGTGCGCATCGAGATCGGTCCGCGCGACGTCGCGGCGCAGACGGCCGTACTCGCTCGGCGAGATCGCGGCAAAAAAGATGCGGACCAGCGCCGGAGCGTCGCGATCTCGCAGGTCGGGATGGTCCTGCGCGAGTTGCTCGGGGACATTCAGCAGTCTCTCTTCGCGCAGGCGAAGAGCTTCCTCGACGAGCACACGTTCGTGACGAGCGACCGAAACAAGTTCCTCGAGCTCTGCAGCAGCCGCGCGGGGATGGTCGACATCGCCTGGTGCGAGCGCCCCGAATGCGAGGCGCAAATTAAAGCCGCGACGACCGCGACGACGCGGGTCGTGCGCGCGCTCGACGAAGCGAATCTTACGTGTACGGCGTGCGGCGAGCCCGCGCGCGCCCGGGCATATTTTGCGCAATCTTATTAA
- a CDS encoding cob(I)yrinic acid a,c-diamide adenosyltransferase, whose protein sequence is MPKRTRIYTRTGDDGTTGLVGGGRIKKSDRLIEAYGTLDELSSAIGIARAQLLPLLAGEPRAQRLDAWLAWTQDVLFNLGSELATPPRSRTGATPSVGEGDVAALERAIDEAQAGLAPLANFIHPGGSLPGAQLHFARTICRRAERLSVALAERDELVPRCGVRYLNRLSDALFVWARWINDAARVAEHIWNPAGRPPAQ, encoded by the coding sequence ATGCCGAAACGCACGCGCATCTACACCCGGACGGGCGACGACGGAACGACGGGCCTCGTCGGGGGCGGGCGCATCAAGAAGAGCGATCGGCTTATCGAGGCCTACGGAACCCTCGACGAGCTCTCGAGCGCGATCGGCATAGCCCGCGCGCAACTGCTGCCGCTGCTCGCCGGCGAGCCCAGAGCGCAACGCCTCGACGCCTGGCTTGCGTGGACGCAGGACGTGCTCTTCAACCTTGGCAGCGAACTCGCGACGCCGCCCCGCTCGCGAACCGGCGCGACGCCGTCGGTCGGCGAGGGCGACGTCGCGGCCCTGGAGCGCGCGATCGACGAAGCGCAAGCCGGCCTCGCGCCGCTCGCAAACTTCATTCATCCGGGCGGCTCGCTTCCGGGCGCCCAACTCCATTTCGCGCGGACGATCTGCCGGCGCGCCGAGCGGCTCTCCGTCGCTCTCGCGGAGCGCGACGAACTCGTGCCCCGCTGCGGCGTTCGTTATCTCAATCGTCTCTCCGATGCGCTCTTCGTCTGGGCTCGATGGATTAACGATGCGGCCCGCGTCGCCGAACATATCTGGAATCCCGCAGGCAGGCCTCCCGCGCAGTAG
- a CDS encoding amino acid permease — protein MSFFSELFATTDAEKLRELGTRKILRRALTAKDLVAIGLGTMIGGGIFTTIGTGVKGAGPAVIISYLLAGLTSFFAALCYAELGAMVPVAGSAYTYAYATMGKLFAWIIGFALIFEYGISAAPVAQQFSAAIQDVAKSAGIALPGWAQQSNLIVHGAWWVPSSWDLAHSQYDLIAALFVVGLSVLLSVGIRESATANNIFVVLKISALIVFIIAGAFLVRAANLHDFNPVGWGTLHPFGGLADYSSSAQPYGIIAISAYVFFSYIGFDTATTTAEECKNPQFDVPAGVIGALAIGTLVYCATAIVLVGAVPWNQVPIKDPLVYALAPLHIPVLSWVITMGVLAGTTSVALASLLGQSRIFYVMARDKMLPPAVAAIHPRFKTPFVTTLITGAAVAILALIVPLNNLLNLVNIGTLIAFSVVCAGVLYLRKHRPDLPRSFRVPFVPLFPILGIVFSLFLAVFGLSRMTWTWFLIALLVGLVFFFAYGFRKSNPADVVPVEEPEGLSELP, from the coding sequence ATGTCGTTTTTCTCCGAGCTCTTTGCGACCACGGACGCAGAGAAGCTTCGCGAGCTCGGCACGCGCAAGATTCTCCGGCGCGCGCTGACGGCGAAAGACCTCGTCGCAATCGGCCTCGGCACGATGATCGGCGGCGGCATCTTCACGACGATCGGCACGGGCGTCAAGGGCGCCGGCCCGGCCGTCATCATCTCCTACCTCCTTGCGGGTCTCACGTCGTTCTTCGCCGCGCTCTGCTACGCCGAGCTCGGCGCGATGGTTCCCGTCGCCGGGAGCGCCTATACCTACGCCTATGCGACGATGGGCAAGCTCTTCGCGTGGATCATCGGTTTCGCGCTGATCTTCGAGTACGGCATCAGCGCGGCGCCGGTCGCGCAGCAATTCTCGGCCGCGATTCAGGACGTCGCGAAGAGCGCCGGCATCGCACTGCCCGGGTGGGCGCAGCAGTCGAATCTGATCGTCCACGGAGCGTGGTGGGTCCCGTCGAGCTGGGATCTCGCGCACTCGCAATACGACCTCATCGCCGCGCTCTTCGTCGTCGGCCTCAGCGTACTGCTCTCGGTCGGAATCCGCGAGTCCGCGACGGCCAACAATATCTTCGTCGTGCTGAAGATCTCGGCGCTCATCGTGTTCATCATCGCGGGCGCGTTCTTGGTGCGCGCCGCGAACCTCCACGATTTCAACCCGGTCGGCTGGGGAACGCTCCATCCATTCGGCGGGTTGGCCGATTACTCGTCGTCGGCCCAGCCGTACGGCATCATCGCGATCAGCGCCTATGTCTTCTTCAGTTACATCGGCTTCGATACCGCGACGACGACGGCCGAGGAGTGTAAGAACCCGCAGTTCGACGTTCCGGCCGGCGTCATCGGCGCGCTCGCGATCGGCACGCTGGTCTACTGCGCGACCGCGATCGTGCTCGTCGGCGCCGTCCCCTGGAACCAGGTGCCGATCAAAGATCCGCTCGTCTACGCGCTCGCGCCGCTCCACATACCGGTGCTGAGCTGGGTGATCACGATGGGCGTGCTCGCCGGCACGACGAGCGTGGCCCTCGCATCGCTGCTGGGCCAATCTCGCATCTTCTACGTTATGGCGCGCGACAAGATGCTGCCGCCCGCCGTCGCGGCGATCCATCCGCGCTTCAAGACGCCGTTCGTGACGACGCTGATCACCGGCGCGGCCGTCGCGATCCTTGCGTTGATCGTGCCGCTCAACAACCTGCTCAATCTCGTGAACATCGGCACGCTGATCGCGTTCTCGGTCGTCTGCGCCGGGGTGCTCTACCTGCGCAAGCATCGGCCCGATCTGCCGCGGAGCTTCCGCGTGCCGTTCGTACCGCTCTTCCCGATCCTGGGAATCGTCTTCTCGCTCTTCCTCGCTGTCTTCGGACTCTCGCGAATGACGTGGACGTGGTTTCTCATCGCGCTCCTCGTCGGCCTCGTCTTCTTCTTCGCCTACGGATTCCGCAAATCGAATCCGGCCGACGTCGTTCCGGTCGAAGAGCCCGAGGGCCTCAGCGAACTTCCCTAG
- a CDS encoding copper amine oxidase N-terminal domain-containing protein, with the protein MIRRATELYASLGWRNLAFVAGFAIVASALLAFSQPIEMLVDGERVDSDVPPVTTASEKAFVPLRSIANALGAEVETDAKSESVYVVLGGQSLRVRVGDTHATLNGMPLTLKHAPFRVRGRLMISLDAVARALRVRARYDRRNSRIEVITPGIGLTTLSS; encoded by the coding sequence ATGATTCGCCGAGCGACCGAACTCTACGCGTCGCTCGGTTGGCGGAACCTCGCGTTCGTCGCCGGCTTCGCGATCGTCGCATCGGCGTTGCTGGCCTTCTCCCAGCCCATCGAGATGCTCGTGGACGGCGAACGCGTCGATAGCGACGTGCCGCCCGTGACGACGGCGAGCGAGAAGGCCTTCGTTCCGCTGCGCTCGATCGCAAACGCGCTCGGAGCCGAGGTCGAGACCGATGCGAAGAGCGAGAGCGTCTACGTCGTGCTCGGCGGGCAATCGCTGCGGGTCCGCGTCGGCGACACCCACGCGACGCTCAACGGCATGCCGCTGACGCTGAAACACGCGCCGTTTCGCGTGCGCGGTCGATTGATGATCTCGCTCGACGCCGTCGCGCGAGCGTTGCGAGTCCGCGCGAGATACGATCGCCGCAACTCGCGCATCGAAGTCATCACCCCCGGCATCGGCCTCACCACCCTGTCATCCTGA
- the ispG gene encoding flavodoxin-dependent (E)-4-hydroxy-3-methylbut-2-enyl-diphosphate synthase — translation MLRLRRKSKPIFLQNKTGKDDAKSVWIGGDNPVVVQSMTTTDTADADATLQQIYGLAMEGCEVVRVTVKDPPDAAGLPSIVYRSPVPIVADIHFDHKMALAAIEAGVAKLRLNPGNIRDPKKVAEVVEAAKVRSIPIRVGVNMGSLAPDLEKSLGHTAEAMVLSALRHVELLEEHGHTEIAISLKAHDVATTVEAYRTMDRRLRERGTPYALHLGITEAGLLRDGTIKSSIGLGILLWEGIGDTIRVSLADDPIEEVPVCWGILKSLGLREKGFEITACPSCGRAEISVLELGRAVEAIAKSYSAPVKVAVMGCVVNGPGESKMADVGIAGGKGKGAIYRAGELVGTYPESELLGMLRLEIEKVIAEKYPAYLEA, via the coding sequence ATGCTGCGCCTGCGGCGTAAGAGCAAGCCGATCTTCCTTCAAAACAAGACGGGAAAGGACGACGCGAAGAGCGTCTGGATCGGCGGCGACAATCCGGTCGTGGTGCAGTCCATGACGACGACCGACACGGCCGACGCCGACGCGACGCTCCAGCAGATTTACGGTCTCGCGATGGAAGGCTGCGAGGTCGTGCGCGTGACCGTCAAGGATCCGCCGGACGCGGCCGGCCTGCCGTCGATCGTCTATCGCTCGCCGGTGCCGATCGTCGCCGACATTCACTTCGATCACAAGATGGCGCTCGCTGCGATCGAGGCCGGCGTCGCGAAGCTGCGCCTCAATCCCGGCAACATCCGCGACCCGAAGAAAGTCGCCGAGGTCGTCGAAGCCGCGAAAGTACGTTCGATTCCGATTCGCGTCGGCGTCAACATGGGTTCGCTCGCGCCGGATCTCGAGAAGTCGTTGGGGCACACGGCGGAAGCGATGGTGCTCTCCGCGCTGCGGCACGTCGAGCTTCTCGAGGAGCACGGGCACACCGAGATCGCGATCTCGCTGAAGGCGCACGACGTCGCGACGACGGTCGAGGCGTATCGGACGATGGACCGGCGCCTGCGCGAGCGCGGCACGCCGTACGCGCTCCATCTCGGCATCACCGAGGCGGGCCTGTTGCGCGACGGCACGATCAAGTCGTCGATCGGCCTGGGCATTCTTCTCTGGGAAGGCATCGGCGACACGATTCGCGTCTCGCTCGCCGACGATCCGATCGAAGAGGTTCCGGTCTGTTGGGGCATTCTAAAGTCGCTCGGGCTGCGCGAGAAAGGCTTCGAGATCACCGCCTGCCCGTCGTGCGGCCGCGCGGAGATCTCCGTGCTCGAGCTCGGCCGCGCCGTCGAGGCGATCGCCAAGTCGTACAGCGCGCCGGTGAAGGTCGCGGTGATGGGCTGCGTCGTCAACGGGCCCGGCGAGTCGAAGATGGCCGACGTCGGCATCGCCGGCGGCAAAGGCAAAGGCGCAATCTACCGCGCCGGCGAGTTGGTCGGGACGTATCCGGAGAGCGAGCTGCTGGGGATGCTGCGCTTGGAGATCGAGAAAGTCATCGCCGAAAAGTACCCCGCCTACCTCGAAGCATGA
- a CDS encoding M50 family metallopeptidase translates to MNLLAVVTLVGVEKVLTFLVMLSVLIVLHELGHFVVARRSGVRVTEFAVGFGPRLVGWTSPRTGTQYSIRALPIGGYCAMEGEDNRVSEAAQQREFLTGGQPVVGNFQAKSPWRRLAIVLAGPCANFLLCYVILLVSALAFGIASDKANQPVVGQVLPGSPASVAGIRPGDRIVAIDNHPVTNGKILVDTIHGALGKKLDLVYERNGVRTEVYVAPRPCPVQVGKNQGCIGFSPVPAYERVGFATAVQVSGEEFVAIANQTFGGLALLATQFAKYAPEISGPIGMGQVAATVQDWGWGPYFSLAATISFALGLFNLLPIPALDGGRAAFLIAEIVRGRPVDPEKEAIVHIAGFAALMALIMLVAFHDIARIVDGQGVM, encoded by the coding sequence TTGAATCTGCTAGCCGTCGTCACGCTCGTCGGGGTCGAGAAGGTGCTCACGTTCCTCGTGATGCTCTCGGTCCTCATCGTGCTGCACGAACTGGGCCACTTCGTCGTGGCGCGGCGCAGCGGCGTGCGCGTGACCGAGTTCGCGGTCGGTTTCGGTCCGCGCCTCGTCGGCTGGACGAGCCCGCGCACCGGGACGCAGTACTCGATACGCGCGTTGCCGATCGGCGGGTATTGCGCGATGGAGGGCGAGGACAACCGCGTCTCGGAGGCCGCGCAGCAGCGTGAGTTTCTCACCGGAGGGCAGCCCGTCGTCGGGAACTTCCAGGCGAAGTCGCCGTGGCGGCGGCTCGCGATCGTGCTCGCCGGACCGTGCGCGAACTTTTTGCTCTGCTACGTCATTCTGCTCGTCTCGGCGCTCGCGTTCGGGATCGCCAGCGACAAGGCGAATCAGCCCGTCGTCGGTCAGGTGCTGCCGGGGTCGCCGGCCTCGGTCGCGGGAATTCGGCCGGGCGATCGCATCGTCGCGATCGACAACCATCCCGTCACGAACGGAAAGATTTTGGTCGACACGATTCACGGCGCGCTCGGGAAGAAGCTCGATCTCGTCTACGAGCGCAACGGCGTTCGTACCGAGGTCTACGTCGCGCCGCGTCCCTGCCCGGTACAGGTCGGAAAGAATCAAGGCTGCATCGGCTTCTCGCCGGTGCCCGCGTACGAGCGCGTCGGCTTCGCGACCGCGGTGCAGGTGAGCGGCGAGGAGTTCGTCGCGATCGCAAATCAGACGTTCGGGGGCCTCGCGCTGCTCGCGACGCAGTTTGCGAAGTACGCTCCGGAGATCTCGGGCCCGATCGGCATGGGACAGGTCGCGGCGACGGTTCAGGATTGGGGATGGGGCCCGTACTTCTCACTCGCGGCGACGATCTCGTTCGCCCTCGGGCTCTTCAACCTGCTGCCGATTCCGGCGCTGGACGGCGGGCGTGCGGCGTTCTTGATCGCGGAGATCGTCCGCGGCCGTCCGGTCGATCCCGAGAAAGAGGCGATCGTGCACATCGCCGGGTTCGCGGCGCTCATGGCGCTCATCATGCTCGTCGCCTTCCACGACATCGCGCGGATCGTCGACGGGCAAGGAGTGATGTAG